cttttcgCCCTTGCAATCGTAGTCTCCgtttatttggttagtgatgacctgtgaatcgcaATATATGACTACCCTcgcggctcctgctgctttggcaagGTCAAGCCCCACTATCAGAGCCTCATACTccgattcattgttggtggcagggAAGTCGAGATGGATCATACATTCGATGGTGTCTCCTTCTGGCGATAGTAGCATAATGCCGACCCCTGCGGCTTGCCTGTTGGACGATCCGTTcgtatatatgctccattgaggggactctgtTGCCCCCTTGTCCTCTTCCTGAGTGAACTCAACTATGAAGTCGGCGACgatctgtcccttgatggcggtccgcgggcgatactgaatgtcaaattcgctcagcTCTATAGCCCATAGCGCCAATCGTCCCGCGGCCTCAGGGCTGCTCATTGCCCGTCGTAAgggcttgtcagtcaggacgtttatagtatgagcttggaagtatggtTTGAGTTTACAGGCTGCCGTAACtaatgcgaaggcaagtttctccatgggcgggtatctttcttcggcaccgtgaagtgctcggcttgcgtagtacacgggtttttgtactttctcttcttctctgaccaAGGCTGCGCTAACGGCTGTGGGGGAAACGGCTAGATAGAGGAAAAGTTCTTCTCCTGGCTGCGATGGGCTTAGCAGTGGTGGGGAGGAGAGGTAAGCCTTCAGTTCTTCGAAGGCTTGCTGGCATTCGTCAGTCCATTCGAAGGATTTCTTTaatgttcggaagaagggcaagcatttgtccgtcgcccttgacacgaacctattTAGCGCCGCTATCTTTCCAttgaggctttgcacctccttcacatttcttggtggtgccatatccataatggcccggatcttgtccgggtttgcctcgattcacctttgagataccatgaatcccaagaattttcctgctgtcactccaaaggcacatttccccggattgagcttcatgttgtaggagcgaagtgtgtcgaatgtttctttgagatctcctagatgatcttcctcccttcggcttttgactagcatgtcgtctacgtagacctggacattcctcccaatctgttgcgcaaacattttgttcatgagcctttggtacgttgcgcctgcgttcttcaggccgaagggcatgaccttgtaacagaagaggccttggctAGTCACGAAtgacgttttctcctggtcggcttcgtgcattcggatttggttgtaccccgagaaagcgtccatgaagctcagcaactagTGTCGGGCtgtagagtctactaggacatcaaCCCTCGgtagggggtagctatccttggggcaggccttgttaagatcggtgaagtccacacacattcgCCATTTCCCACTCgcctttttgaccattactacatttgccaaccagtcgggatagtatacttccctaatgaagctcGCTTCCTgtagctttctgacttcctctgctatggctcggtctcgcTCGGGGGCAAACACCCTTTTCTTCTGTCTGATAGGTGGaaaggcgggcgacacattcaacctgtgcaccatgactgaagggtctattcctggcatatcttcatgaccccatgcgaatacgtcttgATTGTATCTGAGGAAGGTTATGAGCTCCTGACGGACCATGGGGTTAGTGAGCGTTCCAACTTTGGTTGTCcggccaggatcggaactgtcaagggatatctcttctaacttctcaaccggctccgttaccgtccggtgctcttctatgctTAAAGCCTaaacctgatcctccatttccatcatAGCTATGTAGCATTCGCGTGCGGCCATCTGACTCCCGCGcagctcccctactccgtagtcagttgggaactttatcatcaggtggtaggtggaggttatcgccttccacgagttgagcgtgggtctcCCGAGGATAGCATTGTAGGCCGACGAGCAATCAActaccaagaatgtcacgtccctggctatctgttgaGGGTAATCACCTACAAGTACGGATAATGTGACCGCGCccagtgggaatactcggctcccgccgaagccaacaagcggggcatttgttgggatcagtcATTCcttgtcgatcctcatctgtTGGAATGCTGTGTAGTACAAGATATCTGCTGAGCTGCCATTGTCAATcagcacccggtgcatattgtaatccCCTACACGCAAGTtgacgacgagtgcgtcgtcatgtggatggtgaaggcgtcgcaCGTCTTCTTCCGAGAATCCGATTATGGGACCCTCTCTCCGTGCTATCTTTGGTACGACTCCCGTCAActgaacattttgtaccatccgaaggtagGTCTTGtgggccttcttggatgacccggcgGCACCCGTTccccctacgatcatccttatatctCCGATCAGGGGTCTCGGACGCTCATTGTCCCGTCGGGGACGTTGGTCTTGTTCGGGGGGATTCGTtttctccttgctaacgaatctctacagctttccttgtctgataagggcttcaatctgctgcttgaggtcatagcagttagctgtgtcgtggccgtggtcgcggtggaatcGGCAATACTTATCCCGGGAGCGTTTGTTGGGGTCGCTTTTCAGTTTTCCCGGGAACGTCAGAGCCTCTTCGtctttgatttgcataagggcttgatctatcggggctgttagcggagtgaagcttgtgaaccttccccctaggggcttagggcgcctttcgtcccttcggtctcctattcttgccttctttcggccTTGGTCCTGCCGATTGTCTTCctgcctttctcttttcctgGGCCTTTCTTCCCGAGCTAACagtgcatcttcagcgttcatatactttgtggcgcgataaagtacctccgacatggtttttgggtcgtttttgtatagggaaaacaaaaacttacccttcttcaagccattcgtgaatgccgcaacaagtatcttatcgtcggcttcgtcgatcgagagtgcctctttgttgaagcgggagatgtaggctcttaaagtttcatcttctcgctgcttcatactcatcaagcaagccgtagacttcttgtatcgatggcctccaatgaagtgtgcggtaaactgagcgctgagctctttgaaggtgctgatggagtttggcgtcagtcggctgaaccaaattctcgctGCGTccttcagcgttgtagggaaggccctacacatgatggcgtccgcaactccttgaaggtgcattagggtcatgaaggtctccaggtggtccagtgggtccttcaccccgtcataactgtctatctgtggcatgcggaacttacttggtAAAGGGTAGGTGTTGACGGTGGCGGTGAACGGCGAGtcagttcggttgacaaggtcgtcaaggtcgcttgatactcgtcccttgagagcattcatcataacctccatttgttccttcatggcttgcatctctGCGATAACAAGCGGCGGAGTGGTTTCtgcgagggaggggatgcttGTGTTTTGTTGTTctggtttgctcggggcgttgttggcctggggtccttcctggtttcttctgtcggcgctggttccttcttgatctgctCCATGGTTGTTGGGAACCGCATTTTTtgtctcagttgctcttctaggtcgtggttttgtttggtgaggcgctccacggcggcggcgagtgtcctcacctgtctttcaagcgcggtcgtaggggcttcttcttcttgaacgtcgttggtggtcgccattgagcgagtgagtaccatgtaactcttctGTCCGGGAAGCGAAAATGTGCTAAAatgtttcccacagacggcgccaactgatgatgccggaaataataccaccagtgagtcacacgttcctcgtacgattcgtaaatggcacctgcacaacgaaaaggaataacctagcagggagtaccggtgtggtaccggccaaacaccctccgaaggttaagttagaattattctcactgctctagagtgctagagaaggtaaattatgcgtaccttggtttgtgagggtgcttgggtttttatagtagcgagggCTGCCccccttttccttggagtagaagtcttttccttataggagtcttcttgggcgtattttacgggattctttccatataggagtccttaggtttcatgaaacgtggggagcaagttatatatttatacacgTAAACGTGTAGAGCAAACATTCcatagactgacgccgtcagttTTATGTTATCCCGTCAGTCTATGTTTATCCCGTCAACTTCAGGATGTTCAGCTTTATGTGGAGTTCTCTTGCTTCAAGTCCCCGTCAGCCTTGAAGTAATGCTGACGGCCAAAACATCTCATCACCCTTGTCAAGTTTGTACCGTCAGCTTTGTCAAGTCTGTACCGTCACCTTTGTCTGCctaattttatcctcatcaacTAAAATAGTTATGATTTCTTAATGTGGTCTTGTCTTTGCcaaacaaatgattttttttgagatactaTATGATTTGAAACTTATGGTTTTTGGTCCATAATGATTCTCTTTTTAGTGTAGGCGAGATTAGAATCCAagtactttatttaataacaagAGTCTGTACGAATTGAGTAAATTGAAACCAACCAAACGAAGCTGAATTTAAACGTTGTAAATCCTCTGCAGTAAATTAGCAGTCTTGGACTTTTCTCTTGTGTGCACTTATAAGTCTATCTATGCACAAAATTCTTCTTGTATTATCATTACTCAgtgttgtgagagagagagagctgttaGTGTGCCTTAGAATTTCTTGAGTCGACTACAATTACGTGATTTTCTGATGAAGTAAAACCCTCTGGTAAAATTTCATTGCTTGATAGAAGATGTGGCATGGTTTGAGGCCTCCTGCAAGTATCAGAAAACAAATctttaactcaaaattttgagatataATGCATTCAAGTATGGTAAGTTATAACAAAATCTTCCCAGTTAATTTTAACCTTTCCGGTGAGAGAGAGCTACAAAATCCTCTTTCATTGTAGCGGTCTTGCAACTGTTCAAGTTGaactaaaatattttggtaaAGAGATGGATGATAGTTATCCGGAGTCCCTAAAAAGCATTGGACTAGTGTTTGCACAAACTCTTCGACATTTTGCTCGTATACAAGACTGATTCCACACAttttaaatttcacaacttgGACATCGCTTTGAAATTGAGCACAAATGTGACTACAGTGATTCAACTGAAACTACTCTTGTGGTATGTAAAATACCAGAAGTCTTTGTGATGACTCAACAAAAACATCTCTAGAGCGGGGAAAGGCTCCGTAAGGTGCAAGAAGAACTTCATCACTAGCTGAGAGACcagaaaagtgaagaaaaattgTTGAATCCGGCTTGTAACTTGAACCAACTCATTGCTTGTCCACagtataaaaggcaaatatAGTTAACCCTATCCATGTCGAATTATTATGCAAGTTTGGTGGCAACTCCATTTTTATGTAGGACCCCAAATTTCGATAACTGAACCAGGCTTGGGGAACTGCAACTTCTGGAAAGATATAATCATAGCAGTGGTGTTGTGCTTCTCCCTgaaaatacacaaaaatatGGTCTTCCAATGTTCAATATGTGAGAGAGAAACAAGAGTTGCAAAAAAGGTAATACTTGATGCACATCAGTGTCTCGATTTTAGTTGTTTGCACAATTTTCAGTACATACTAATGTGTAACAATCACTGCCTTGCAAAAATGTGTTGTTTAGGGATGAATAGTAAGTCACCTCATAAAACCTTGAAAGCATTGACTTGAGGGCACTTCTCAGCCTGGGGTTCAGGTCAATTAGGGCATTGGACTGAGTGGATTCCACCTCGTTATCATGACTTAGGGAATTGCCCAAATGACATTTTATGAAATCTTCACTACCTTGACGGAGGGCATCAGTGCTCCTAAAAATTTTATGGCCTAGGTGTCGTACAAATCCTGCCACATCAGGCTCATAGAGTATACGTGCACCACACCCTTTAATCTCAATATCTAGGCTATTGGTTACAATCAATGGCCTAATGCAATTACGTTCATCTAATAGTTCTCTAATCCTCGCATGCGATATGTATAGCCAAAGTCCAAATGAACCAACATAGATTTTTTCTCTAGGGACCATATAGACTAGAGGACGATCTTTAGGACCACCGTCCATGTCCAAATGACAAATAAACTCATGAATATATTTTACATCCGGACCAGAAGAAACCTCTTTTGAATTGTGGACCTCAAAATCAACACATAGGGCGATTCCCCTCCAACTAACATCATACTGATGTAGCGGGATTGCTATAGATGACCCACAATACTGATTTTTGAGCCACTCtggaatttcaatttgatgTAAAACGCTGTAAAATCCTTCACTTTCACGAATTTGATCCTGTAAAATATTAGAAGGCAAAAATAATTAGAtgtttaatgtgtgtgtgtgagagagagacagagagagtgagACCTCAATGTATCTTTGCCACAATGGCTGGAACTGTATATCCAGCGAAGAACCCTCAGTTACCTCATCCTTGAGCATGCTGTCCAGCAAAGAAACCTCagtaattttgttttcttcaacCTCAAGCAAGCTGAGGCAATTAATAATAGTGAATCCTGTTTCACCCAAAGTCCACAAAACAactttttttgaataatttttcagtGAAGTACATCCTCGTGCCATTACAAAATTTGTACTTGATGGAAGATATGGCAAGGACTGAAGCTCGCTACAATCATCCAAGCAAAGAAGTTTAAGCTTAGAAAGATGAGAAACGCTATCAGGCAAGCATGTAAAATTGTTTTTACTCAGATTCAGAGACTGCAGTGAGGAAAAGCAACTAAGATCATCAGGAAGTGCTCCATCTGACAAATTGCAGTCACTCAGGTCTAGAGATTTTAAAGACCTTAATCCAAAGAATGACTTAGGCAACAATAGGTTGATGGGCTCTCGTTTAGGATGTCGCGCATTGAATAAACAAAATGTCCATAAAACAAGTGTAGTGCTTACAAAGGCACTCTGATAGTTAGAGTGGCAGCACTAAGAAAGAGAACATAAGAAGCAAAATTGTTCCTTTAAAAGCAACGGGAACACCAATTGAGGATACATTGGGCAAGAACCCAAGCAAATGCGATGCTTTTGGCCGTTGACCCCTGCATCCCGATAGAGTAAGAATTTCAAGAGATGTTAAACTACAAATGACATCAGAAAAACTGGAAAGGGCACTGCAGTCTTTAAGATTCAATAAAGTAAGGCCAGTCAGATGCTTGATTGATGATGGTAGTTCTTTTACGTCAGTCCCGTTCAAATAAAGCTCTGACAAGGATGTCATATTTCTTCCAATCTCTGGAAATTTCTTGAGTCTTGAACAaccagataaaataaaaatttcaagagaTTTCAAGTTGATCTCATGTGGAAGGCTCTTAAGGCGTTTGCAGTCTTTTAGATTTAATAAGTCGTCTGAGAGTTCCAATTGACGGGTGAATCTTATACAATCTTGTACAACCTTGCAAAATCAACCTCTCAAGATTTTGAAATCCAATGAAATCAGGAGTACTGATTAAGCTTTGAGAGTAACTTAGGTCAATGAGTTTTAGCTGGCTTAAGTTCTgtgataaaaccaaaaataaatatgaaaaactaaGTGGTCAAGaacttaatttattaaaaaaccaaagaaaaaaaacttgcattAGTGAAAATCTTACCCTAAATCCTTTTGGTAGTTGCTCAATGCAGCTACAAGGCATAATAAGTTCAACAAGATTATTTGGTTGAAAACTCCTTGGCATGGATTTCAAAGGATAATCATGCCATTCGATCAATTGTAGCTCATTAGAAAGATAAGTGAGGCCTTTAGGAAGAAGCACATCGTGGATTTTAAATAACCTTAGTCTTGTCATCTCTGAGAAGGCATTGGCATTCAAGTCTTCTTTATGTGGAGGCGAGTTTAGAATCAAGCTCTCAACATTTTTTGTTCCCTCACTACAACAAATTTGACTTTTTTCAAGGGtcaaaacccttaaaaaaagtattaaaaacccttgaaaaattttattttaaaagtccaATTGACCCTTGATAACCTTCGAAATATATACCGtcgaaaaagaaattttaacgGCCTTCGTGGCCCTTAAAATAAGTTCTCTAATCTTATTTTGAGGGTAAAGAGACCCTTAAATAACCTTTTAccaaggtttaaaaaaattatatctacaACCCTTGATAAATAAGGTTATTTAATGGGTTTCTTGACCCTCAaaacaagattttattttatttaaaaaaaaaaaaaaaaaccacaatcatgcacaaacatttatatatatatataaatataaatatatatatatatatatatatatttatatatacatacacaaaaattcataattGTATGAATTTATATGATACCAAAAGTAAGATTAACCCGATCAATATTTATATGATCTAATTCAATAGTCAACAGGGGCAAGagttttaaaatgtaaaaacaagGTTCTCTGCACAATCTGACATGGTAGTAGGTGAACAGAACAAATCCTAATACATCCTAAAAATCGGTTACATGCACAGCTTTATATACGTGTCCCTTCCCAAATTCTAAATTCTTCACATGTTTCCTTATATCAGCAACCCAAATTAACAGCAAAGccacctgaaaaaaaaaacaaaaatggaaatttcaaAATCAGACTAAAGGAACAGAATATCACAACATTGAACTTTCAACAGATAAATCAGATATACATCAGTACTAGACTTAtccatatatataatcatttgaGAAGCCTGCCAAATCATGGAAATGTGCCAACCAAAGCATGCCAATGAAAAGATTAAGTCATGCATATTATTATTTGACTTGCTGTTAACAATAGCAATCTAGTACGCATTTTGTTCAAGCAATCAGTTAGATGTTATATAAATCAGTTAAGGATTGCAAAAGCAAACTAGTACCAACAGCTCAACAAGTCATTCCAAATTTATCCAATAGTACTAAAACACTTACTAGCTTGAGATGATCTTCATACCTTAGTGATCACTACTAGATTGGGCTGATTGTGAGGTGATACaactcaacagagcaacaaaaatttgtaatgATAAAAGCAATAATGAATTGATCCATAGTAGCTTTCAGACTAACCCATTACCTATATTCTCACACTACcaagaaaattattatagaTCAAGTGCATAAAACTTGAAAAGTGGAGACGAAAGCTATATTCTTTCAAATAGCAAGAGCTCAAAGTTTTCCTCGACTTATTTCTATAAATCAAAAATCTGTAAAATGCAAGTTTAGGTTATGAAATTTAATCATTGTCTATTAGGTGACAACATATTGGTTCCACTTTCTTATTAATATCACTTAGTACAACGAGGAAACAAATTCAGTTGGAACAATATTTCACGGAAGCTTTCAAAAGGGAGAACAACATATAGCATGTGCAGGTATTTTTGTATGAAACACACTAATAAAGAAGTTAGGGAAAAAACACATTAAGAGAGAAATTGGAATACAACCTTTGCAGATGAAACACAAGTAAACTCAGGAATGGAGCATGTGACGTTGCTCATTAGCTTGCAAGTTGCTGCCCAAACAGATAGAGCTTAGAGAATATTCACAAAATATTCAATTATGAGATAAAATACTATTGTAGTAACatggagaaagaagaaaatgtttaatttacAGTGAAAATTGACTCGTGTTTAAGTACAAAAAAAGCAGGAAACTTTCAGGTTCACAACCCCACACAAAGGTTATCGCAGGTTAGTCATTCCTCTTTCTGTCACacttttcattttgaatttctGGTAGTTGCCTATTATCTGTTAGGGGGAATAAAGCCATAGCAAATCCGACCAATAGCAAGCTAAATCATGGAAATGTGCCAACCAAAGCATGCCAGTGAAAAGATTAA
This genomic stretch from Quercus robur chromosome 4, dhQueRobu3.1, whole genome shotgun sequence harbors:
- the LOC126721296 gene encoding disease resistance protein RPS4-like — translated: MTSLSELYLNGTDVKELPSSIKHLTGLTLLNLKDCSALSSFSDVICSLTSLEILTLSGCRGQRPKASHLLGFLPNVSSIDGALPDDLSCFSSLQSLNLSKNNFTCLPDSVSHLSKLKLLCLDDCSELQSLPYLPSRFTIINCLSLLEVEENKITEVSLLDSMLKDEVTEGSSLDIQFQPLWQRYIEDQIRESEGFYSVLHQIEIPEWLKNQYCGSSIAIPLHQYDVSWRGIALCVDFEVHNSKEVSSGPDVKYIHEFICHLDMDGGPKDRPLVYMVPREKIYVGSFGLWLYISHARIRELLDERNCIRPLIVTNSLDIEIKGCGARILYEPDVAGFVRHLGHKIFRSTDALRQGSEDFIKCHLGNSLSHDNEVESTQSNALIDLNPRLRSALKSMLSRFYEGEAQHHCYDYIFPEVAVPQAWFSYRNLGSYIKMELPPNLHNNSTWIGLTIFAFYTVDKQ